From Chryseobacterium shandongense, the proteins below share one genomic window:
- a CDS encoding endonuclease, whose product MKRTLFSLFLNLAFVAAFAQIPAGYYDGTASLSGAALKTKLKQIITNGHVDNGYGGLWGAYQTTDRDNIAQSGYENDNTILDIYSENPNGTDPYTYNYPAGQCGNYSGEGDCYNREHIVPQSLFNSNAPMVSDIHFIRPTDGKVNGMRSNYPFGKVGTSSFTSQNGSKLGNSVSPGYSGTVFEPVDAFKGDVARMILYFVTRYETQLSGFATGNMLGGSAFPGLQTWELNQLLAWHAADPVSATETARNNASYVYQGNRNPYIDHPEYVNQIWGTPTADTEAPTAPASLATNNPTFNTISLSWSASTDNVGVVAYDIYKDGIFYATVTGTTATVSGLNSSTTYNFYVIAKDAAGNASTASNTASGTTLSGGQPGGSCGTEDFSGIPASSSGYTTRTWTSNTISWTATDARTDQTINGKAIAIQNGYLTNTTAASGGIQSLTVTTQLKFSGSANSLNVEVNGTPVGTIPYSATAGTFTINNINLSGNVIIKITNPVFGNRVAIDDLSWTCYSPLGTSETSDNKAGFTIYPNPVKNNELFVKGKNLSKISKAQIFDFSGKLIQTIENPFKNSNKIDLKGLIKGNYILTADSFSAKFIVE is encoded by the coding sequence ATGAAACGTACTTTATTTTCTTTATTTTTAAATCTTGCATTTGTAGCAGCATTTGCTCAGATTCCTGCAGGATATTACGATGGAACAGCCAGCCTTTCCGGAGCAGCTCTAAAGACCAAGCTTAAACAGATCATTACAAACGGGCATGTGGATAACGGCTACGGAGGTTTGTGGGGTGCATACCAAACTACCGACCGAGACAATATTGCACAATCCGGTTATGAAAATGACAATACTATTTTAGATATTTATTCTGAAAATCCTAACGGTACGGATCCATACACGTACAATTATCCCGCCGGACAATGCGGAAACTATTCCGGGGAAGGTGACTGCTACAACAGAGAGCATATTGTACCTCAGAGTTTATTCAACAGCAACGCTCCAATGGTTTCCGATATTCATTTCATTAGACCTACAGACGGAAAAGTGAACGGAATGAGATCTAATTATCCTTTCGGAAAAGTGGGAACCTCAAGTTTTACTTCTCAAAATGGTTCAAAATTAGGAAATTCAGTTTCTCCCGGATATTCAGGGACGGTTTTCGAGCCTGTTGATGCTTTTAAAGGTGATGTTGCAAGAATGATACTATATTTTGTGACAAGATATGAAACTCAGCTTTCAGGGTTTGCCACAGGAAATATGTTGGGAGGCTCTGCATTTCCGGGATTACAAACCTGGGAACTGAATCAGTTATTGGCATGGCATGCTGCAGATCCGGTTTCAGCAACTGAAACCGCAAGAAACAATGCTTCTTATGTTTATCAGGGAAACAGAAACCCCTATATTGATCACCCTGAATATGTAAATCAGATATGGGGAACACCAACGGCCGATACTGAGGCGCCAACAGCCCCTGCAAGCCTTGCAACAAACAATCCGACGTTCAATACAATTTCTCTGAGCTGGAGTGCTTCAACAGATAATGTAGGGGTTGTAGCTTATGACATCTATAAAGACGGCATTTTCTACGCAACAGTTACCGGTACTACTGCGACTGTTTCTGGATTAAACTCTTCAACAACCTATAATTTTTATGTGATCGCAAAAGATGCAGCAGGAAATGCTTCTACGGCAAGTAATACTGCATCAGGAACTACTCTTTCCGGGGGACAGCCTGGCGGAAGCTGCGGAACAGAAGATTTTTCAGGAATTCCGGCAAGTTCATCCGGTTACACTACTAGAACATGGACAAGCAATACAATTTCATGGACGGCAACGGATGCAAGAACCGATCAAACGATTAATGGCAAAGCTATTGCAATACAAAACGGATATCTTACCAATACTACCGCAGCATCAGGAGGAATCCAGAGCTTAACTGTAACCACCCAGCTGAAGTTTTCAGGGTCTGCTAATTCATTAAATGTTGAAGTTAACGGAACTCCGGTAGGAACAATTCCTTACAGTGCGACTGCAGGAACATTTACTATTAATAATATTAATTTAAGCGGAAATGTTATCATTAAGATTACAAATCCTGTTTTCGGAAACAGAGTCGCTATAGACGATCTGAGCTGGACATGCTATAGTCCATTGGGTACATCTGAAACTTCAGACAATAAAGCTGGCTTTACCATCTATCCTAATCCAGTAAAAAACAATGAATTATTCGTAAAAGGTAAAAATCTTAGTAAAATTTCAAAGGCTCAAATCTTCGATTTTTCGGGAAAGCTGATTCAAACTATAGAAAATCCTTTCAAAAATTCAAATAAAATAGATCTAAAAGGATTAATAAAAGGAAATTACATCCTTACGGCAGATTCTTTTTCTGCGAAATTTATAGTAGAGTAA
- a CDS encoding ABC transporter permease gives MKNIAFYIASRYLLAKKGSTAVTFITWLAVGAMTVAVTAMFVIISVFSGLEDLNQELISNLHADLTIKSNTGKTLKDFDKINSVLKNNKEISHFSRVIEEKVYISYNGKGDIAYLRGVDSAYTKVNPIDKDIFYGAYPGFKYSNEVLMENSLDNRLSIPVSSSSDYATVFMPKPGTGIINKEEDIYNKKDILVTGVFPGKDQLDNYIVAPIELTEELLDLPKHSAYQIVIKLKNPDNTNSIKQQLLSSLGKNVDIKTKEEENAAFWKMINTEKLFIYLIFALVIFITTFNLAGAIIILQLDKKLQAKSLVSLGLPLSHLRQIYFYTGILIVVLGIISGLILGTVLCFFQEYTEFFRANETLPFPVKIVGKNYLIVSITAALFGFGISWVFSKISKEYITKN, from the coding sequence TTGAAAAACATTGCATTTTATATAGCATCCAGATACCTTTTGGCAAAAAAGGGCAGCACTGCGGTTACGTTTATCACGTGGCTCGCTGTGGGAGCTATGACAGTAGCCGTTACTGCAATGTTTGTTATCATTTCTGTTTTCTCAGGATTAGAAGATCTGAATCAGGAACTTATTTCGAACCTTCACGCAGATCTTACCATTAAAAGCAATACCGGAAAAACCCTGAAAGATTTTGATAAAATAAATTCGGTTCTTAAAAATAATAAAGAAATCAGCCACTTTTCAAGAGTGATCGAAGAAAAAGTATATATCAGCTATAACGGGAAAGGAGATATTGCTTATCTGAGAGGTGTAGATTCAGCATATACAAAAGTAAATCCTATTGATAAGGATATTTTTTACGGAGCCTATCCTGGTTTTAAATATTCCAATGAAGTTTTAATGGAAAACTCTCTGGATAACAGGCTTTCTATTCCCGTATCATCCAGTTCGGATTACGCAACCGTATTTATGCCTAAACCTGGAACCGGAATTATTAATAAAGAAGAAGACATTTACAATAAAAAAGATATTCTGGTAACAGGAGTTTTCCCCGGAAAAGACCAGCTGGACAACTATATTGTAGCACCAATTGAACTTACGGAAGAATTATTGGATCTTCCGAAACATTCCGCTTACCAGATTGTGATCAAACTTAAAAATCCGGACAATACAAATTCTATAAAACAACAGCTTCTATCATCTTTAGGAAAAAATGTTGATATTAAAACCAAAGAAGAAGAAAATGCCGCATTCTGGAAAATGATTAACACCGAAAAATTATTTATTTATTTAATTTTTGCTTTGGTGATTTTCATTACGACATTTAATCTTGCAGGAGCGATCATTATTTTGCAGCTTGATAAAAAGCTGCAGGCAAAATCTTTGGTTTCATTAGGACTTCCTTTAAGCCATCTCCGTCAGATTTACTTCTATACAGGAATTCTTATCGTTGTATTGGGAATCATTTCCGGGCTTATTCTTGGAACTGTACTTTGCTTCTTCCAGGAGTATACAGAATTCTTCAGAGCCAATGAAACCCTCCCTTTCCCGGTAAAAATAGTAGGCAAAAATTATTTAATAGTCTCCATAACTGCAGCGCTTTTCGGATTTGGTATTTCCTGGGTGTTTTCCAAAATTAGCAAAGAGTATATTACTAAAAATTAA
- a CDS encoding DUF262 domain-containing protein, which yields MTVSKNQFYSLENIANWQLKGDEKIKLPILQRSFVWKPNQIETVWDSILRGYPIGAFLLAETTDSTFELLDGQQRSTSISLGFFSPWEENSAKFFDNKNKDYGHIPTVWIDLNPEKVSNTNKYLIRVLTRSHPWGYQAKNNSSTLSVSDRKKALDIFKNAGRNVKYTELKNIDVFPFDANLPIPLVFLLKYIYGNQDASSSKEKLINQIAAIKMNNQKESLYEDFIASNAFDDFIDEISKNLTSYSIPAIVLNSSLIKVANSKEKEDPTLFVRLNSQGTPLNGEELIYSIYKAEFPKSKKLVESISADFIQPSRLLSFVNRLVWSDLNQNNYPNSFSVNQFRDRLNNLDFLKRLEDFIGSDSDSIANKVFKKSFDILLSENEIKLPIILVKSLINDYPEIFFFYLNWIYIHYYNIEPESFSEIKKGFFYLTLFTLDKNKLPKEIWGESSKLYFWTFQNLKKLTYSNYLFITMPKISDLQVVYKMVIEKKVRWNEFYPSKEEYLKLFDNALEEKGFDEGEKSEIYKNQWNHLANQLAWNRNVLIYCQRDYFNKNFQEFNSLEVLSDTNRPWDYDHIYPSSWVYQQQNVNPQIRDWHNMNANLRAISLEENRSDGNREDPKLKAESLKASDFFIIDDKEYWTKIENRIYDEQSAMYLMSAFVTRTINFYKEIYFFIVEKSL from the coding sequence ATGACTGTATCAAAAAACCAATTTTATTCCTTAGAAAATATTGCCAATTGGCAATTAAAAGGTGATGAGAAGATTAAGTTGCCAATTTTACAAAGATCTTTTGTATGGAAGCCAAATCAAATAGAAACTGTTTGGGATTCGATTTTGAGAGGTTATCCTATTGGAGCATTTCTTTTGGCAGAAACTACTGATAGTACCTTTGAATTATTAGACGGTCAGCAACGTTCTACTTCAATTTCTTTAGGATTTTTTAGTCCTTGGGAAGAAAATTCCGCAAAATTTTTTGATAATAAAAATAAAGATTACGGTCATATTCCTACTGTTTGGATTGACCTAAATCCTGAAAAAGTTAGTAATACTAATAAATATTTAATCAGAGTTCTAACAAGATCTCATCCTTGGGGTTATCAAGCAAAAAATAATAGTTCTACTCTAAGTGTCTCTGATCGAAAAAAAGCATTGGATATTTTTAAGAATGCTGGAAGAAATGTAAAATATACTGAGCTGAAAAATATCGATGTTTTTCCTTTTGATGCAAATCTTCCGATTCCATTAGTTTTCCTATTAAAATATATTTATGGAAATCAAGATGCTTCATCTTCAAAAGAAAAATTAATTAATCAGATTGCTGCTATAAAAATGAATAATCAAAAAGAGAGTTTATATGAAGACTTTATTGCTTCAAATGCTTTTGATGATTTTATTGATGAAATAAGTAAGAATTTGACGAGTTACTCAATTCCAGCAATAGTATTGAATAGCTCATTAATAAAAGTGGCTAATAGCAAAGAAAAAGAGGATCCTACACTATTCGTAAGATTAAATTCACAAGGAACTCCTCTTAATGGAGAAGAGCTAATTTATTCGATCTATAAAGCTGAGTTTCCAAAAAGTAAAAAATTAGTAGAATCAATCAGTGCTGATTTTATTCAACCTTCAAGATTGTTATCATTTGTTAATAGGTTGGTTTGGTCTGACTTAAATCAAAATAATTATCCAAACTCGTTCAGTGTAAATCAATTTAGAGATAGATTAAATAATTTAGATTTTTTAAAAAGATTGGAAGACTTTATTGGTAGTGATAGTGATAGTATAGCAAATAAAGTTTTTAAAAAATCATTTGATATTTTATTGTCTGAAAATGAAATCAAATTACCAATAATCTTAGTGAAAAGCTTGATAAATGATTACCCAGAAATCTTTTTTTTTTATCTAAATTGGATTTATATACATTATTACAACATCGAACCAGAAAGTTTTTCAGAAATAAAAAAAGGCTTTTTCTATTTAACATTATTTACTTTGGATAAAAATAAATTACCAAAAGAAATATGGGGTGAGTCATCAAAATTATATTTCTGGACTTTTCAAAACTTAAAAAAACTTACTTACAGCAATTATCTATTTATTACAATGCCTAAAATATCCGATCTGCAAGTAGTTTATAAAATGGTAATTGAAAAGAAAGTTAGATGGAATGAATTTTATCCTTCAAAGGAGGAATATTTAAAACTTTTTGATAATGCTTTGGAAGAAAAAGGTTTTGATGAAGGTGAGAAATCTGAGATTTATAAAAACCAATGGAACCATCTTGCAAATCAATTAGCTTGGAATCGTAACGTATTGATTTATTGTCAAAGAGATTATTTTAATAAAAACTTTCAGGAATTCAATAGTCTGGAAGTTTTAAGTGATACAAATAGACCATGGGATTATGATCACATTTATCCAAGTAGTTGGGTGTATCAACAGCAAAATGTTAATCCTCAAATTAGAGATTGGCATAATATGAATGCTAATTTGAGAGCTATTTCATTAGAAGAGAATCGAAGTGATGGTAATCGTGAAGACCCTAAACTAAAAGCCGAAAGTCTAAAAGCATCAGATTTCTTTATAATTGATGATAAGGAATATTGGACAAAAATTGAAAATCGAATATATGATGAACAAAGCGCAATGTATTTAATGAGTGCTTTCGTAACCAGAACAATCAATTTTTATAAAGAAATATACTTTTTTATTGTCGAAAAATCCCTTTAA
- a CDS encoding DUF349 domain-containing protein, whose amino-acid sequence MITENNLSENEEKKNFTPESSEASSEDATPKDENVHVEEHEHEEEHEEVQLSLADTLKEMEKIINTPNAGEDFKKFNQLKEKANHYIHDEVEDKKHEYIDAGNAPENFSYEHPSQARFSALVNIFREKHDAYQKGQEEEQKKNLEHRQSIIERLKNLYTNSEPGTNLFKSIREIKEDWSKAGQVAKSEFKILNNNYFHHLNQFYQMLDLNKEFLEQEYSHNLEKRQHIIERAKQLEQEPVIQKALNELQYLHKLWKEEAEPVAEEFREKTWEEFKEISNKIHERKSELSAAIETEQNENLEKKNQIIAEIKKLSEPSENPNHNYWQNAIKKVEELRSEFLKTGSVPRKLSNQNWNDFKTTLRAFNTTKNTYYKSLKGSQQTNLEEKLKLIQTAKDNQNNEEWDIAVPLFKKLQEDWKKIGHVPKSMTNKIWDEFRDACNAFFNNYREKSNASTDNWKENYKNKKILLDELKTVTNEEGSIERIEAIKTAWNNIGKVPRDKISINTEFNKTLREKLKLNKINELELKEEGLSENQLTDKARKIKSQISDLEAEIVKLENNLSFFKNPSRENLLLKETFESIDEKKAHLETLKQNLHSIIAGE is encoded by the coding sequence ATGATTACAGAAAACAATCTTTCTGAAAACGAGGAAAAGAAAAATTTTACTCCGGAATCTTCTGAAGCTTCTTCCGAAGATGCAACTCCTAAGGATGAAAATGTTCACGTTGAAGAACATGAACACGAGGAAGAACATGAAGAAGTGCAACTCTCCCTGGCTGATACGCTCAAGGAAATGGAGAAAATCATCAACACTCCAAACGCCGGTGAAGATTTCAAAAAATTCAACCAGCTTAAAGAGAAAGCAAATCACTACATCCATGATGAAGTAGAAGATAAAAAACACGAATATATAGATGCCGGAAATGCTCCCGAAAACTTCAGCTACGAACATCCTTCCCAGGCAAGATTTTCAGCGTTGGTAAATATTTTCAGGGAAAAGCATGACGCTTATCAGAAAGGACAGGAAGAAGAGCAGAAAAAAAATCTTGAGCATCGCCAGAGTATTATTGAAAGGCTTAAAAATCTCTATACCAATTCCGAGCCGGGAACCAATCTTTTTAAATCCATAAGAGAGATTAAGGAAGACTGGTCTAAAGCAGGACAAGTAGCCAAGTCTGAATTTAAAATTCTTAATAATAATTATTTCCACCACCTGAATCAGTTTTATCAGATGCTGGATCTTAATAAAGAGTTTCTTGAACAGGAATACAGCCATAATCTTGAAAAAAGGCAGCATATTATCGAGCGCGCAAAACAGCTTGAGCAGGAACCTGTCATCCAGAAAGCACTGAATGAGCTTCAGTATCTTCACAAACTGTGGAAAGAAGAAGCAGAACCGGTAGCTGAAGAATTCCGTGAAAAAACATGGGAAGAATTCAAGGAAATTTCCAATAAAATACATGAAAGAAAATCGGAACTTTCGGCAGCCATTGAAACAGAACAAAACGAAAATCTTGAAAAGAAAAATCAGATTATCGCTGAAATAAAAAAACTTTCGGAACCATCTGAAAACCCGAACCACAATTACTGGCAGAATGCTATTAAAAAAGTGGAAGAATTAAGATCGGAATTCCTGAAAACCGGAAGTGTGCCAAGAAAACTTTCCAATCAAAACTGGAATGACTTTAAGACTACTTTAAGAGCTTTCAACACAACAAAAAATACATATTATAAATCATTAAAAGGCTCTCAGCAGACCAACCTGGAAGAAAAGCTAAAACTTATCCAGACTGCAAAAGATAACCAGAACAATGAAGAATGGGATATTGCGGTGCCTTTATTTAAAAAGCTTCAGGAAGACTGGAAAAAAATCGGGCATGTTCCGAAAAGCATGACCAACAAAATCTGGGATGAGTTCCGCGATGCCTGCAACGCATTTTTCAACAACTACAGAGAAAAGAGCAACGCTTCTACCGATAATTGGAAAGAAAACTATAAAAATAAGAAAATACTTCTTGATGAGCTGAAAACAGTGACCAATGAGGAAGGAAGCATCGAAAGGATTGAGGCCATAAAAACAGCATGGAACAATATCGGCAAAGTTCCGAGAGATAAGATTTCTATCAATACGGAATTTAATAAAACACTGAGGGAAAAGCTTAAACTCAATAAAATTAATGAACTTGAACTTAAAGAGGAAGGTTTATCTGAAAACCAGCTTACGGACAAAGCAAGAAAAATAAAGAGTCAGATTTCTGATCTTGAAGCCGAGATTGTTAAACTCGAAAACAACCTTTCATTCTTTAAAAATCCATCAAGAGAAAACCTCCTTTTAAAGGAAACTTTCGAGTCTATTGATGAGAAAAAAGCTCATTTAGAAACTTTGAAGCAAAATCTCCACAGCATTATTGCCGGAGAATAA
- a CDS encoding TM2 domain-containing protein produces the protein MGNFSYLIQKKFRALNSEQQRIFISEFERRKKSVGISYLLWFLLGWHYAYVKKWGWLILYILTVGGFFIWAIIDLFRIPKIVEQYNNDLALEILRDISLMFRDEDNRNSADKDVNKKAVNDIYITQKNYSGESYSFYIIVGIMILFSVSAYFLKPDRAKMQNAIVDKILLQKPQIFKTIKNLFLGEEITEEYAQNLIANTLSKKGYSNLGIYEEDFVLIRKLDYRNEDSKKNLITAYGFLGFTKVFFNEEHLKENETKNNQAENIKGYNTPKVDITKDEIYKPGTGYNYYEEQSKTREENKVSQNSGAEINVPNKQGDSIEIN, from the coding sequence ATGGGGAATTTCTCTTATCTGATTCAGAAAAAATTTCGAGCGCTGAACTCAGAACAACAACGAATCTTTATTAGTGAATTTGAAAGACGAAAGAAATCTGTAGGAATATCTTATCTGCTGTGGTTTCTTTTAGGATGGCATTACGCATACGTTAAAAAATGGGGTTGGTTGATATTATATATCCTTACTGTTGGAGGATTCTTTATTTGGGCAATTATTGATCTCTTTAGGATTCCTAAAATAGTAGAACAATATAATAATGATCTTGCTTTAGAAATATTGCGGGATATTTCGCTAATGTTCCGCGATGAAGATAATAGGAATTCGGCTGATAAAGATGTTAATAAAAAGGCTGTAAACGACATTTACATAACTCAAAAAAATTATTCAGGAGAAAGTTATTCTTTTTATATCATCGTTGGTATAATGATCCTGTTTAGTGTTTCAGCTTATTTCTTAAAGCCCGATCGGGCTAAAATGCAGAATGCGATCGTTGATAAAATCTTACTACAAAAACCTCAGATTTTTAAAACGATAAAAAACCTTTTCTTAGGTGAAGAAATTACGGAAGAATATGCCCAAAATCTCATTGCTAATACTCTTTCCAAAAAAGGTTATTCTAATCTCGGTATTTATGAGGAAGATTTTGTTTTAATAAGAAAATTGGATTACCGCAATGAGGATTCCAAGAAAAACCTGATTACAGCCTACGGATTTTTAGGTTTTACAAAAGTCTTTTTCAATGAGGAACACTTAAAAGAAAATGAAACCAAAAACAATCAAGCTGAAAATATCAAAGGTTACAATACCCCAAAAGTTGATATTACAAAGGATGAAATCTACAAACCTGGTACTGGATATAATTATTATGAAGAACAATCTAAAACTAGAGAAGAAAATAAAGTATCCCAGAATTCTGGAGCTGAAATTAACGTTCCCAATAAACAAGGAGATTCAATAGAAATAAATTAA
- the mce gene encoding methylmalonyl-CoA epimerase yields MKLEHIGIAVKSLGVSDELFAKLLGRESYKKESVEREGVVTSFYAAGESKIELLEASKEDSPISKFIEKKGEGIHHLAFGVENILHEVDRLKREGFEFISEEPKEGADNKLIVFLHPKCTNGVLIELCQEKQ; encoded by the coding sequence ATGAAATTAGAACATATCGGTATTGCCGTGAAATCCTTGGGAGTTTCCGACGAGCTTTTTGCAAAACTTTTGGGAAGAGAATCTTATAAAAAAGAATCTGTGGAAAGAGAAGGTGTGGTAACTTCGTTTTATGCGGCGGGAGAAAGTAAAATTGAGCTTTTGGAAGCGAGTAAAGAAGATAGTCCGATCTCAAAATTTATTGAAAAGAAAGGAGAAGGTATTCATCATCTGGCTTTCGGGGTGGAAAATATTCTGCATGAAGTTGACAGGCTGAAAAGAGAAGGATTTGAATTTATTTCCGAAGAACCGAAGGAAGGCGCTGATAATAAATTAATTGTCTTTCTGCATCCGAAATGCACGAACGGAGTACTGATAGAACTTTGTCAAGAAAAGCAATAA
- a CDS encoding ribosome-binding factor A, whose translation MESNRQRKVAQIIQEDFAELFRKQAAESRQSILVSVSDVKVTADLGIAKIYLSIFPQEFRTAVMKEIEENKAQYRNYIGQKMAKQVRVIPNLNFYLDTTLDDVEKLDRELRGEGDNPIL comes from the coding sequence ATGGAAAGCAACAGACAACGAAAAGTAGCACAGATCATACAGGAAGACTTCGCGGAACTTTTCCGAAAACAGGCTGCAGAAAGCAGACAAAGCATTTTAGTATCGGTTTCTGATGTAAAAGTAACTGCAGATCTCGGGATCGCTAAAATCTATCTGAGTATATTCCCACAGGAATTTCGTACTGCCGTGATGAAAGAAATAGAAGAAAACAAAGCACAGTACAGAAATTATATCGGCCAGAAAATGGCCAAACAGGTCCGTGTAATTCCTAATCTTAATTTTTATCTGGATACTACTCTTGACGACGTTGAAAAATTAGACAGAGAATTGAGAGGTGAAGGCGATAACCCTATTCTGTAA
- a CDS encoding site-specific integrase, whose product MRKPQMKAIIRTDKADKTGACPICIQILINGDKKRISIGEKINPINWDTSLGRAKGKGFTDLNNIIDKRKSTLNEFFSQCIFAGKLISSNDIDIFLKGFKNNDFYKVYDLVLQKKTELSADTRYKYEVLRRRLKKFRPKISVSDIDNDFILQFDLFLKELGIGEGGIYNHHKCLKSIINYAKIEKNISIDNPYHFKSIVVKSPEHRSTFLDTDEVIKIANYKTEDENDINARDMFLLACYTGLRYSDLYTLKLSHINFKTEVLSKVQVKTKEKLEVPLSQQAIDLLKSYSINKENDDKLFKEVSNQVGNRIIKKIAKECKIDKNVSFHVARHTFASYLSNGNHASVINISKLLGHKNIANTLVYTNTNISNLKKVMTNVHFG is encoded by the coding sequence ATGAGAAAGCCACAAATGAAAGCAATTATTAGAACTGATAAAGCTGATAAAACTGGTGCCTGTCCTATATGTATTCAGATTTTAATAAATGGTGATAAAAAACGAATATCAATTGGCGAAAAAATAAATCCTATTAATTGGGATACAAGTCTAGGGAGGGCTAAAGGAAAGGGATTTACTGATTTAAATAATATTATTGATAAAAGGAAAAGTACTTTAAATGAATTTTTTAGCCAATGCATATTTGCTGGTAAGCTAATATCAAGTAATGATATTGATATTTTCCTAAAAGGTTTTAAAAATAATGACTTTTATAAAGTTTATGATTTGGTTCTTCAAAAAAAAACTGAGCTGAGTGCAGATACTCGTTATAAATATGAAGTTCTAAGGAGAAGGTTAAAAAAATTTCGTCCTAAAATTTCAGTTTCTGATATTGATAATGATTTTATCTTACAATTTGATCTTTTCTTAAAAGAATTGGGAATTGGAGAAGGTGGAATTTATAACCATCACAAATGTCTTAAAAGTATTATCAATTATGCTAAAATAGAAAAAAACATCAGCATAGATAACCCATATCATTTTAAATCAATTGTAGTAAAGTCACCTGAACATCGAAGTACTTTTTTAGATACGGACGAGGTAATTAAAATTGCAAATTATAAAACTGAAGATGAAAATGATATAAATGCTAGAGATATGTTTTTGTTAGCCTGTTATACAGGATTAAGATACTCTGACCTATATACATTGAAACTTTCGCATATTAATTTCAAAACAGAAGTTTTGAGCAAGGTACAAGTTAAAACTAAAGAAAAACTAGAAGTTCCTTTAAGTCAACAAGCAATAGACTTATTAAAAAGTTATTCGATAAACAAAGAAAATGACGATAAGCTATTTAAAGAGGTTAGTAATCAAGTCGGCAATAGAATTATCAAGAAGATTGCGAAAGAGTGTAAAATTGATAAGAATGTGAGTTTTCACGTAGCACGTCATACTTTTGCGTCATACCTTTCAAATGGAAATCATGCCTCGGTCATAAATATAAGTAAACTTTTAGGTCATAAAAATATTGCTAACACTCTAGTCTATACTAACACTAATATTAGTAATTTAAAAAAGGTAATGACTAACGTTCATTTCGGATAA
- a CDS encoding shikimate dehydrogenase family protein, translating to MDSKKKLGLIGRNISYSFSKKFFEDKFQKLMLKGYSYNIFDLTEIDEVNHLFANPDLLGFNVTIPYKEKIIDYLDDLSDEAKKIGAVNCVLIENGKKTGYNTDAFGFEKTLLLHKKPHHQSAIVLGNGGAAKAVKYILEKNNIPSITVSRNTEINYENLDISTVEDHKIIIQCTPVGTFPNVEDCLNFPFEGITKNHLIIDLIYNPSYTKFIVKASEKGAKTVNGYYMLEQQAEKAWEIWNFQKK from the coding sequence ATGGATTCCAAGAAAAAATTAGGCCTCATCGGAAGAAATATATCGTATTCTTTCTCTAAAAAGTTTTTTGAAGACAAGTTTCAGAAACTCATGCTGAAAGGCTATTCTTACAACATTTTTGATTTAACAGAGATCGACGAAGTGAATCACCTGTTTGCCAACCCGGATCTTTTGGGCTTCAATGTAACAATTCCCTACAAAGAAAAAATAATTGACTACCTGGATGACCTCAGTGATGAAGCAAAAAAAATTGGGGCCGTGAATTGCGTTTTAATTGAAAACGGTAAAAAAACCGGCTATAATACGGATGCATTCGGATTTGAAAAAACACTGCTTCTCCATAAAAAACCACATCATCAATCGGCTATCGTATTGGGTAATGGCGGTGCCGCAAAAGCAGTAAAATATATCCTTGAGAAGAATAACATTCCATCCATTACGGTTTCCAGAAATACGGAAATCAATTATGAAAATCTGGACATAAGTACAGTTGAGGATCATAAAATCATCATTCAATGTACTCCGGTGGGAACTTTCCCAAATGTGGAAGATTGCCTGAATTTTCCCTTTGAAGGTATAACGAAAAACCATTTGATTATTGATTTAATTTACAATCCTAGCTATACAAAGTTCATTGTCAAAGCTTCGGAAAAAGGAGCAAAAACAGTGAATGGATATTACATGCTTGAACAGCAGGCAGAAAAAGCCTGGGAAATTTGGAATTTTCAAAAAAAATAA